A region of bacterium DNA encodes the following proteins:
- a CDS encoding DEAD/DEAH box helicase family protein translates to MENFFNLTGFDRFYAISVWQQEPDDFRISVVSCKLYEISEVLSGKISPSNRDKLAKEIMQNYSDCPWVMCQKENTFFVLGEGSADQALLMQQEIWDVSELTGMFFPLLGDVSLPSLHRFYLQGEGSIDAALPVIFLRILEHLVRMPLKTVTTLGRLLEATPREELKKLFADAAAFAKDAPEVTFHYPRVTPPPAPSNVVGESANPVSSDTVEPVGRQMVEKIFAGGGYLNAHFDAYEEREEQIRLALEINEAFNQSNFILAEAGTGTGKSLAYLVPAALWTAKNKLFGESAVVSTHTKNLQDQLFYKDIPLLNQILPVNFRAVLLKGRSNYLCMKKWKEILNDPGSFLTPSEREKVVPLVFWSQQTQTGDISECTGFSFEENLALWHKLASESVYCQAQKCNSSEECFVKKIREESRKAHVTVVNHSLLFSDLVTENSILGDYPNLIIDEAHHLERTAQSYLGLEFSMWAVKNMLSTLYERDQFETGLFIRIRQKLKQSKLSAGESRQFMNLLTAASDTCGRWWAKTQTYLQRMTLDAYEWTNKQPGKEMYFTKHRYTLESSLLKKECNERTEFIEAAAEVSNQLAILVDTMKDWQSDVFEEADEMRQLLMLRLQEVATLMTTFEQLAKAEQKNFVYWCELPMREKSYDLRFYGVPLNIGDILQTVLFNKLHTCVFSSATLSVSGSFNYYKSRVGLESFPDTKLCEFSVGSPFNFEEQCLSLALAFMPDPTHASFSLHCNEVLSRIIRRYRRGALILFTSYAMMRDSYKQLKESLANDNITLLMQGRDGSRTALAERFRKDRTSVLLGTDSFWEGVDVPGDALELLVITKLPFEVPSDPLVAAKMERIERNGGKPFFDYSVPEAVIKFRQGFGRLIRSKTDRGVVLIMDNRVSTKGYGTTFTGSLPTSTYMMPNEKELTAALDEFFEKK, encoded by the coding sequence ATGGAAAATTTTTTTAATCTTACGGGATTTGACAGGTTTTATGCCATTAGTGTTTGGCAACAGGAGCCTGATGACTTTCGGATAAGCGTTGTATCATGCAAATTATATGAAATATCAGAAGTTTTATCGGGAAAAATATCGCCGTCGAACCGGGATAAATTAGCCAAAGAAATAATGCAGAATTATAGCGATTGTCCTTGGGTGATGTGCCAAAAGGAAAACACATTTTTTGTGTTGGGGGAGGGATCGGCCGATCAGGCGCTTTTGATGCAACAGGAAATATGGGATGTAAGCGAATTAACGGGAATGTTTTTTCCTTTGCTTGGCGACGTTTCGCTTCCTTCACTTCACCGGTTTTATCTTCAAGGCGAAGGTTCGATCGACGCAGCGTTACCAGTTATTTTCCTAAGGATATTAGAGCACCTGGTACGAATGCCTCTCAAAACAGTCACAACGCTTGGACGCTTGCTGGAAGCAACACCACGGGAGGAGTTGAAGAAACTTTTTGCGGATGCGGCGGCATTTGCCAAGGACGCTCCGGAAGTCACGTTTCATTATCCGCGTGTAACGCCGCCGCCTGCGCCGTCGAATGTGGTCGGCGAATCGGCGAATCCAGTGTCTTCGGATACAGTCGAACCTGTAGGCCGGCAAATGGTCGAAAAAATTTTTGCCGGCGGCGGTTACCTGAACGCTCATTTTGACGCCTATGAAGAACGTGAGGAACAGATCCGATTGGCTTTGGAAATCAATGAGGCATTCAATCAGTCGAATTTTATTTTAGCTGAAGCGGGAACAGGAACAGGCAAGTCGCTGGCGTATCTGGTTCCGGCGGCACTGTGGACGGCAAAAAACAAGCTATTCGGTGAATCGGCCGTCGTCAGCACACACACCAAAAATTTGCAGGACCAGCTTTTCTATAAAGATATCCCGCTTCTTAATCAAATTTTGCCGGTTAATTTCCGCGCGGTTTTATTGAAAGGCCGGAGCAATTATCTCTGTATGAAAAAGTGGAAAGAAATTCTCAACGATCCTGGCTCGTTTCTGACGCCGTCCGAACGTGAGAAAGTTGTGCCACTCGTTTTCTGGTCACAACAAACGCAGACCGGTGATATCAGTGAATGTACCGGATTTTCCTTTGAAGAGAATCTGGCTTTGTGGCACAAACTAGCGTCGGAAAGCGTGTATTGCCAGGCACAAAAATGTAACAGCAGTGAGGAGTGTTTTGTCAAAAAAATCCGCGAAGAGTCCAGGAAAGCGCACGTTACCGTCGTGAATCATTCATTGCTGTTCTCGGATCTGGTGACTGAAAACTCCATTCTCGGCGATTATCCGAACCTGATCATTGATGAAGCGCATCATCTTGAGCGCACGGCACAATCCTATCTGGGGCTTGAATTTTCAATGTGGGCTGTAAAAAATATGTTGTCCACTTTGTATGAGCGCGATCAATTTGAAACCGGTTTGTTTATTCGAATTCGTCAAAAGCTCAAGCAATCCAAATTATCGGCTGGCGAGTCCCGACAATTTATGAATTTACTGACAGCGGCTTCGGATACATGCGGACGCTGGTGGGCCAAAACACAGACGTATCTTCAGCGGATGACGCTTGATGCGTACGAATGGACCAACAAACAACCCGGCAAAGAAATGTATTTTACAAAGCACCGGTACACCCTTGAATCCAGTCTGTTGAAAAAGGAATGTAATGAACGTACCGAATTTATTGAAGCCGCTGCAGAAGTGTCAAACCAACTTGCAATACTTGTGGATACAATGAAGGATTGGCAATCGGATGTATTTGAAGAAGCGGATGAAATGCGCCAGCTATTGATGTTAAGATTACAGGAAGTGGCCACGCTGATGACAACGTTTGAGCAATTGGCGAAGGCCGAACAAAAAAATTTCGTCTATTGGTGCGAATTGCCTATGCGAGAAAAATCGTATGATTTACGTTTTTACGGCGTTCCGCTGAATATCGGGGATATTCTGCAGACGGTATTGTTCAATAAGCTTCACACCTGTGTGTTTTCTTCGGCGACGTTGTCCGTATCAGGAAGTTTTAATTATTACAAAAGCCGGGTAGGCCTCGAATCATTCCCGGATACTAAGTTGTGTGAATTTTCGGTCGGATCGCCATTTAACTTTGAAGAGCAATGTCTTTCTCTGGCATTGGCGTTTATGCCGGATCCGACACATGCTTCATTTAGCTTACATTGTAATGAAGTGTTGTCCAGAATAATCAGGCGGTACCGGCGCGGTGCGCTGATTCTTTTTACGTCGTATGCGATGATGCGTGACAGCTACAAACAATTGAAAGAAAGCCTGGCTAATGACAATATTACGTTACTGATGCAAGGCCGTGACGGCTCGAGAACGGCGCTTGCTGAACGCTTTCGCAAAGATCGGACGTCGGTTTTGTTGGGAACAGACAGTTTCTGGGAAGGGGTGGACGTTCCCGGCGATGCGCTGGAATTGCTGGTTATTACGAAATTGCCGTTTGAAGTGCCGAGCGACCCTTTGGTAGCGGCGAAGATGGAGCGCATCGAACGAAATGGCGGTAAACCCTTTTTCGATTATTCTGTTCCGGAAGCAGTGATCAAATTTCGCCAAGGCTTTGGTCGCCTGATTCGTAGTAAAACTGATCGCGGTGTTGTATTAATTATGGACAATCGTGTTTCAACCAAAGGCTACGGAACGACCTTCACAGGCTCTCTTCCAACGAGTACCTATATGATGCCGAATGAAAAAGAATTGACAGCCGCCCTGGATGAGTTTTTTGAAAAGAAATAA